A segment of the Curtobacterium sp. MCSS17_007 genome:
GACTCCATCTGGCGCAGCGCCTTCTTGAGGTCCTGGACCTCGTCGCGGAGGCGCGCGGCGAGCTCGAACTTCAGCTCCGCAGCCGCCTGCAGCATCTGGTCGTTGAGGTCGGCGATCGTCGCCTCGAGCTGGCTCGCGCCCTCGCCCGCGATGCCCTCGCGCCGGAGGTTCGGCGTGGGCGAGCGACGACCGTCGGCAGCGGGTCGGCCCTCGAGCAGCGCCTTGGTGTCGTCGCTCTCGCGCTGCAGCACCTCGGTGATGTCGGCGATCTTCTTGCGGAGGGGCTGCGGGTCGATGCCGTGCTCGGTGTTGTACGCGATCTGCTTCTCGCGGCGACGGTCGGTCTCCTCGATCGCGTTGCGCATCGAGTCGGTCATCTTGTCCGCGTACATGAGCACCTGGCCGGACACGTTGCGGGCTGCACGGCCGATGGTCTGGATGAGTGACGTCGACGACCGGAGGAAGCCCTCCTTGTCGGCGTCGAGGATCGCCACGAGCGACACCTCGGGCAGGTCCAGGCCCTCGCGGAGCAGGTTGATGCCGATGAGGACGTCGTAGACACCCTGGCGCAGCTCGGTCAGGAGCTCGACGCGCTTGAGCGTGTCGACGTCGGAGTGCAGGTAGCGCACCCGGACCCCCGCGTTGCCGAGGAAGTCGGTGAGCTCCTCGGCCATGCGCTTCGTCAACGTCGTCACGAGCACGCGCTCGTCGCGCTCGACGCGGACCTTGATCTCCTCGAGCAGGTCGTCGATCTGGCCGTCGCTCGGCTTCACCACGATCTCCGGGTCGACCAGGCCGGTCGGCCGGATGATCTGCTCGACCACGCTGTCCGTGACGCCGAGCTCGTACTTGCCCGGGGTGGCCGACAGGTACACCTTCTGCCCGACGCGGTCGAGGAACTCCTCCCACGTCAGCGGTCGGTTGTCGAGCGCGCTCGGCAGACGGAAGCCGTGCTCGACGAGCGTGCGCTTGCGGGACGCGTCGCCCTCGTACATCGCCCCGATCTGCGGCACGGTGACGTGGGACTCGTCGATGACGATGAGGAAGTCGTCCGGGAAGTAGTCGATGAGACAGTGCGGCGCCTCGCCAGCCTCGCGCCCGTCCATGTGGCGCGAGTAGTTCTCGATGCCGGAGCAGAAGCCGATCTGCTCCATCATCTCGATGTCGAACGTCGTGCGCATCCGCAGCCGCTGCGCCTCGAGCAGCTTGCCCTGCCCCTCGAGCTCGGCGAGGCGTTCGGCCAGCTCGTCCTTGATCCGCTCGATCGCCCGGTGCATGACGTCGGTGTCCGCCACGTAGTGCGACGCGGGGAAGATCGACACACCCGGCAGGTCGGCGATGACGTTGCCCGTCAGGGGGTGCAGCGACGTCAGCGCCTCGATCTCGTCACCGAACATCTCGATGCGGATCGCGTGCTCCTCGTACATCGGGATGATCTCGATGGTGTCCCCGCGGACGCGGAAGGTGCCGCGTGCGAAGTCGACGTCGTTGCGCTGGTACTGCATGCCGACGAACTTGCGGACGAGCTGGTCGCGCGAGATCGTCTGGCCGACGTGCAGCGCGATGGACGCGTTCATGTACTGCTCGGGGGTGCCGAGGCCGTAGATGCAGGACACGGTCGAGACCACGACGACGTCGCGCCGACTGAGCAGGGAGTTCGTCGTCGAGTGCCGGAGGCGCTCGACCTCGGCGTTGACCGAGGAGTCCTTCTCGATGAAGGTGTCGGTCTGCGGGACGTACGCCTCGGGCTGGTAGTAGTCGTAGTACGAGACGAAGTACTCGACCGCGTTGTTCGGCAGCAGTCCGCGGAACTCGTTCGCGAGCTGCGCCGCGAGGGTCTTGTTGTGCGCGAGCACGAGCGTCGGCCGCTGCACCTGCTCGATGAGCCAGGCCGTGGTGGCCGACTTGCCGGTACCCGTGGCGCCCAGCAGCACCACGTCCGTCTCACCGGCGTTGATGCGACCGGCCAGCTCGGCGATCGCCGCCGGCTGGTCACCGCTCGGCGAGTACTCGCTGATCACCTCGAACGGACGGATCGCCCGCGTGGGCTCGATCGACACTGCCATGCCGTCAACGGTAGTCGCGACCCCTGACACCGGACGGCCCTGATCGCCCACAGCAGAGCGCCCGACTGAGCCGTCGCGGGATCGCTCAGCGGGAGACGCGTTCCCACACCTCGTCCGCCGACCGCAGCGTGTCCGCGAGCGTGCCCGTCGCGTCGACGACGTGGTCGGCGAGGGCGAGCCGGTCGGCGTCGGAGGCCTGCGCCGCCACCCGCCGCTCGGCCTCCTCACGGGGCATCCCCCGGTGCTCGACGAGGCGCTCCACCCGCTGTGCCGCCGGCGCGTCGACGACGACGACCTGGTCGAACCGGATCGTTCGGCTCCCCCGGGCCTCGGCGAGCAGCGGGACGTCGTAGACGACGACCGCGTCCGGGTCCGCTGCCTCGGCCGCGTCGAAGGCCTGCTGCGCCAGTCGCCAGACCTCCGGGTGGGTGATGCCCTCGAGGTCCTTCCGTGCCGCCTCGTCCGCGAAGACGATCCTGCCGAGCGCCGGCCGGTCCAGCGACCCGTCGGGAGCGAGCACGCCGTCGCCGAAGCGCTCGACGACCCGTGCGAGCCCCGGACTCCCCGGGCCCACGGCCCGGCGGGCGAGCTGGTCCGCGTCGACCACCACTGCCCCGTGCTCCAGCCACCGCCGGGACACGGTGGACTTGCCCGCGGCGATGCCGCCCGTCAGACCGATGATGCGCACGAGCACAGGCTACCGAGACCGTCCGGGAACGCCGGAAGCCCGGCACCCCCGCAGGGGTACCGGGCTTCCGGTACGGTGCGACCCGCTCGATCAGTTGTTCGAGCTGAGCTTCTCGCGGAGCGCCGCGAGCGAGGCGTCGTCGGCCAGGGTGCCCTGCCCGTTCGACTCGCTCGAGAAGGACGACGAGGACGAGCTCGACGCGGTGGCGGGGAGGTCGAAGCCACCCTGCGCCTCCTCGGCGATGGTCTTCGCGACCTGCGCCTTGTGCGCCTCCCAGCGCGACTGGGCGGCCGCGTACTGGCCCTCCCACTCGGTGCGCTGGGTGTCGTAGCCCTCGAGCCACTCGTTGGTCTCCGGGTCGAAGCCCTCGGGGTACTTGTAGTTGCCCTGCTCGTCGTACTCGGTCGGCATGCCGTAGAGCGCCGGGTCGAACTCGGTGCCCTCCGGGTCCACGCCCTCGTTGGCCTGCTTGAGGCTGAGCGAGATGCGGCGGCGGTCGAGGTCGATGTCGATGATCTTGACGAAGACCTCGTCACCGACGGAGACGACCTGCTCGGCGAGCTCGACGTGCTTGTTCGAGAGCTCCGAGATGTGGACGAGACCCTCGATGCCGTCGGCGACGCGGACGAAGGCACCGAACGGCACGAGCTTCGTGACCTTGCCCGGTGCGATCTGACCGATCGCGTGGGTGCGGGCGAAGACCTGCCACGGGTCCTCCTGCGTGGCCTTGAGCGAGAGCGACACGCGCTCGCGGTCCAGGTCCACCTCGAGGATCTCGACGGTGACTTCCTGACCGACCTCGACGACCTCGCTGGCGTGCTCGATGTGCTTCCAGGAGAGCTCGGAGACGTGGACGAGACCGTCGACGCCACCCAGGTCGACGAACGCACCGAAGTTGACGATCGACGACACGATGCCCTTGCGGACCTGGCCCTTGTGGAGGTTGTTGAGGAAGGTGGTGCGCGACTCGGACTGCGTCTGCTCGAGCAGGGCGCGGCGCGAGAGGACCACGTTGTTGCGGTTCTTGTCGAGCTCCAGGATCTTCGCCTCGAGCTCCTGGCCCAGGTACGGGGTCAGGTCGCGGACGCGACGCAGCTCGATGAGCGAGGCCGGGAGGAAGCCACGGAGGCCGATGTCGACGATGAGACCGCCCTTGACGACCTCGATGACCGTTCCGGTCACGACGCCGTCGGACTCCTTGATCTTCTCGACGTCGCCCCACGCGCGCTCGTACTGCGCACGCTTCTTCGACAGGATGAGGCGACCTTCCTTGTCCTCCTTCTGGAGGACCAGGGCCTCGACCTCGTCGCCGACCTCGACGACCTCGTTGGGGTCGACGTCGTGCTTGATCGAGAGTTCGCGCGAGGGGATGACACCCTCGGTCTTGTACCCGACGTCGAGGAGGACCTCGTCGCGGTCGATCTTCACGACGGTGCCGGAGATGAGGTCTCCGTCGTTGAAGAACTTCAGGGTCTTCTCGACCTCGGCCAGGAAGTCATCAGCCGAGCCGATGTCGTTGATGGCGACCTGCTTGGGAGCCTTGGTCGTGGTGGTTGTCATGTAGAGATTGCTCCGAACGGACATGAGTCGGGCCGTGACGGCGAGGGAGCGACCCCCTGGTCCGCACCTGTCGCAGGTGCGAGCCGTCGCAGCGGTGTGTTGGTTGGCGCGGATTGCGCCGCTCGAGTCTAACCGCAGCGCGACCGCGGTGACAACCGGGCGTGTCGCCCGGTGACGCGGGACGGACGGGAGGCGCGTGGCGGCGCCGCCGTGCGCCTCCTGTCCGAAGACCCGCCGCTCAGCCGTCCGGATGCATCAGCCGAGCAGGGCGCTCCGGAGCGTGTCCAGGCCCACGCCGCCGAGCGCGAGCGCGCGGTGGTGGAACGCCTTCAGGTCGAACGCGGCACCCTCGCGCGCGGCGAGCTCGTCGCGGACCGACTCCCAGACACGCTGCCCGACCTTGTAGGACGGTGCCTGTCCCGGCCAGCCGAAGTACCGGGCGACCTCGAACTGCACGAACTCCGGCGCCATGTTGACGTTCTGCCCCATGAAGTCGAGCGCGTACTCCCAGGTCCAGCCGCCGCCGTCGGGGTTCGTCTTCTGCAGGTGCACGCCGATGTCGAGCACCACGCGCGCCGCCCGCATCCGCTGGCCGTCGAGCATGCCGAGACGGTCACCGTCGTCGTCGAGGAACCCGAGCTGCTCCATGAGCCGCTCGGCGTAGAGCGCCCAGCCCTCGACGTGACCCGAGGGACCCGCCAGCTGGCGGCGCCAGGTGTTCAGCTCACCGCGGTTGTAGACCGCCTGGCTGATCTGCAGGTGGTGACCGGGGACGCCCTCGTGGTAGACCGTCGTCTTCTCTCGCCACGTGCCGAACTCCGTCACGCCCTGCGGCACGGACCACCACATCCGCCCCGCACGGGAGAAGTCGTCGGAGGGGCCGGTGTAGTAGATGCCGCCCTCCTGCGTCGGGGCGATCCGGCACTCCAGGCGCTTGATCGGGTCGGCGATGTCGAAGTACTCCCCGTCCATCGCCCGGATCGACGCGTCGCTCGTCTCCTGCATCCACCGCTGCAGGGCGTCGGTGCCGTGCAGGATGCGGGCGGGGTCGGCGTCGAGCACCTCGATCGCGCGCGCCACCGAGGCGCCGGACTCGATGCGGTCGGCGATGCGCTCCTGCTCGTCGCGCATCCGGGCGAGCTCCTCGATGCCCCACTCGTACGTCTCGTCGAGGTCGACGACCGCGCCGAGGAAGCGCCGGGAGTGCAGCTCGTAGTCCTCGCGTCCGACCGCGTCGACCGGGGTGGCGAGCGGCAGGAGCTCGTGCTCCAGGAAGCCGCTGAACGACCGGTAGGCGGCCGCGGCGACCTCGGCTCCGCGGACGAGTTCGGTGCGGAGCGCGTCCGGCACCGGCGCGCCGCCCTCGAGCACGGCACCGTCGACGAGCTGCCGGAAGAACCCGTCCTCGGCACCGTTGCGTGCGGCCTGCTCGGCGACCAGCTCGACCTGGCGCTTCGCGGGCGTCACCTGGTCGCGGGTGCCCTGGAGCAGGGTCTCACGGTAGCCCTCGAGGGCGTCCGGCAGCGCGTGCAGGCGGCCGGCGACGTCCTGCCAGTCGTCGGCCGTCGCCGTCGGCATGAGGTCGAGGACGTCGCGGAGCTCCTGCGCGGGGCTCGCGATCACGTTGAGGTTCCGCAGGTGCAGCTTCCGCTCGTGCGACTCGACGACCAGGTCGAGCTCCGCGCCGAGGTCGGTCTTCGTCACGCGGTCCACGTCGTCGGTGGACTCGGCGACCTCCAGGGCGCGACGGGCGGAGCGTGCAGCGTCGGCGAGGGCGTCCGCGCCGGCGGGCGAGGCATCACCGTAGCCGTCGGTACGCCCCCGGACGCCGATGTACGTGGCGACGGTGGGGTCGAGATCGACGAGGGTGGACACCCAGTCCTCGGCGACGCGGTCGACGGCGGACGGCTGGCGGACGGGTCGGTCTTCGCTCATGCCCCGACCCTACCGAGCCGTGCGGCGCGGGCGGAGGTCCGGACCGCGAGACGGGGGCGTCGACACGAGACGCCGCCGTCGCGTCCGCACCATCCGGTCGGCGAGACGGGGGTGTCGACGTGAGACGCCCTCCCTCAGGCGAGACGCCCCGTGTTCGGCGGCGTCTCGACGGGTCGGCGGCGCCTCGACGCTCCGGCGGCGCCTCGACGCGACGGCGGCGTCGCGGTGCGCAGGCGACGGACGCGACCGCGGCTCGCGACAGGCTCGACGACGGACGGGAGGCACGGTGCCGTCCGGCACCGTGCCTCCCGTCCGAGTCGGTCGCGGCGTGACCGCAGCGCCACACCACCACACCGCCATCACATGTCAGTGCGCCGCGGACTCCCAGTTCGGGCCGACGCCGACGGACACGTCGAGCGGGACGCTCAGCTCGGCGGCCGCACCCATCCGGGTGCGCAGGATCTCCTCGACCCGCTCCTGCTCCCCCGGCGCGACCTCGAGGATGAGCTCGTCGTGCACCTGGAGCAGCAGGTGCGACTCGAGCGAGCCCTCGCGGAGGTCCTCGTCGACGCCGAGCATGGCGATCTTCATGATGTCGGCGGCCGATCCCTGGATCGGCGCGTTCAGCGCGGCGCGCTCGGCGTTCTCGCGGAGCACGCGGTTCGGGCTCTTCAGGTCCGGGAACGGGCGACGGCGCCCGAAGATCGTCTCGGTGTAGCCGTCCTCGCGGGCCTGCTCGACCACGCCGCGCAGGTAGTCGCGGACCGCGCCGAAGCGGGCGAAGTACTCGTTCATGAGCGTGCGCGCCTCGGACTGCTCGATCCGGAGCTGCTTCGACAGGCCGAACGGGCTCAGACCGTACGCCAGGCCGTACGACATCGCCTTGACCTTGGTGCGCATCTCGGGCGTCACGTCCGCCGGCTCGACCGAGAAGACCCGGGCGCCGACGAAGCGGTGCAGGTCCTCGCCCTCGTTGAAGGCCTGGATGAGCCCGGGGTCACCGGACAGGTGCGCCATGATCCGCATCTCGATCTGCGAGTAGTCCGCCGTGACGAGCGTCGTGTAGGGCTCGGCGACGGCGAAGGCCGAACGGATGCGGCGACCGACCGCGGTCTTGACCGGGATGTTCTGCAGGTTCGGGTCCGTCGACGAGACGCGGCCCGTGCTCGTGCCGGTCTGCTCGTAGCGGGTGTGGATGCGGCCGTCGACGACCGCGGCGTCCAGCGTGTCGACGATCTGCCGGAGCTTCGTCGCGTCGCGGTGCTGCAGCAGCAGGCCGAGGAACGGGTGCGGGTGCTGCTCCTGCAGGTCCGCCAGGCTCGCGGCGTCGGTCGAGAAGCCGGTCTTCGTCTTCCGGGTCTTCGGCATCGCGAGCTCGGTGAACAGGACCTCCTGCAGCTGCTTCGGCGAACCCAGGTTCACCTCGTGCCCGATCTCGGCGAAGGCCTGCTGCGCCAGCTCGGCCGCACGCTCCCCCAGGTCGTGCGACAGCCCGGTCAGCACGGGACGGTCGATGCCGACGCCGATCGTCTCCATGCCGGCGAGCACCGGGACGAGCGGCAGCTCGATCGTGTCGAGCACGCGGAGCGAGGACTCGTCGACGCGGGAGCGCAGCGCGGTGTCGACCCGCAGCACGTACCAGGCGTGCACGCCGACGTTGACCGGTTCGGTCTCGGGGACGAGCTGGTTCGGGTCGGCGGTCGGCAGCTCCTCGCCCAGCTCCTGGTACACGAGGTCGGCGAGGGGCTGCCCCTGCTTGCCGGGCTGCGCGAGCCATCCCGTGATGCGCGCGTCACCGGCGATCCCGTGCACGGAGATGCCGACCGTGCCGAGGGCCTTGATGGCGGCCTTGGCGTCGTGGAAGTGCTTCGGAGCGTCGGAGGCGAACCAGGCGGCGAGCTGCTCGTAGTCCTTCGCGCCGCTGCCACCGGGGACCAGGACCGCGTCGTCGTGGGTGGCGATGCCGATGGCACTGAGCCGGCCG
Coding sequences within it:
- the rpsA gene encoding 30S ribosomal protein S1; amino-acid sequence: MTTTTTKAPKQVAINDIGSADDFLAEVEKTLKFFNDGDLISGTVVKIDRDEVLLDVGYKTEGVIPSRELSIKHDVDPNEVVEVGDEVEALVLQKEDKEGRLILSKKRAQYERAWGDVEKIKESDGVVTGTVIEVVKGGLIVDIGLRGFLPASLIELRRVRDLTPYLGQELEAKILELDKNRNNVVLSRRALLEQTQSESRTTFLNNLHKGQVRKGIVSSIVNFGAFVDLGGVDGLVHVSELSWKHIEHASEVVEVGQEVTVEILEVDLDRERVSLSLKATQEDPWQVFARTHAIGQIAPGKVTKLVPFGAFVRVADGIEGLVHISELSNKHVELAEQVVSVGDEVFVKIIDIDLDRRRISLSLKQANEGVDPEGTEFDPALYGMPTEYDEQGNYKYPEGFDPETNEWLEGYDTQRTEWEGQYAAAQSRWEAHKAQVAKTIAEEAQGGFDLPATASSSSSSSFSSESNGQGTLADDASLAALREKLSSNN
- the coaE gene encoding dephospho-CoA kinase, with the translated sequence MRIIGLTGGIAAGKSTVSRRWLEHGAVVVDADQLARRAVGPGSPGLARVVERFGDGVLAPDGSLDRPALGRIVFADEAARKDLEGITHPEVWRLAQQAFDAAEAADPDAVVVYDVPLLAEARGSRTIRFDQVVVVDAPAAQRVERLVEHRGMPREEAERRVAAQASDADRLALADHVVDATGTLADTLRSADEVWERVSR
- a CDS encoding DUF885 domain-containing protein; the encoded protein is MSEDRPVRQPSAVDRVAEDWVSTLVDLDPTVATYIGVRGRTDGYGDASPAGADALADAARSARRALEVAESTDDVDRVTKTDLGAELDLVVESHERKLHLRNLNVIASPAQELRDVLDLMPTATADDWQDVAGRLHALPDALEGYRETLLQGTRDQVTPAKRQVELVAEQAARNGAEDGFFRQLVDGAVLEGGAPVPDALRTELVRGAEVAAAAYRSFSGFLEHELLPLATPVDAVGREDYELHSRRFLGAVVDLDETYEWGIEELARMRDEQERIADRIESGASVARAIEVLDADPARILHGTDALQRWMQETSDASIRAMDGEYFDIADPIKRLECRIAPTQEGGIYYTGPSDDFSRAGRMWWSVPQGVTEFGTWREKTTVYHEGVPGHHLQISQAVYNRGELNTWRRQLAGPSGHVEGWALYAERLMEQLGFLDDDGDRLGMLDGQRMRAARVVLDIGVHLQKTNPDGGGWTWEYALDFMGQNVNMAPEFVQFEVARYFGWPGQAPSYKVGQRVWESVRDELAAREGAAFDLKAFHHRALALGGVGLDTLRSALLG
- the polA gene encoding DNA polymerase I, encoding MSDSAKPTLMVIDGHSLAFRAFYALPVDSFVNREGQHTNAIHGFISMLLMLLQREKPTHLAVAFDISRFSFRTREYEDYKGTRSETPPEFKGQIPLLQQALEAMGITTVTKEDYEADDILATLARQGSEQGYQVYVVSGDRDSIQLVNDDVTLLYPSVRGVSELTRYDRDKVYERYGIEPHQYPDIAALVGETSDNLIGIDKVGEKTAVKWITAYGSLDGVLEHADEIKGVVGNNLREQKDRAIRNRKLNRLVNDVELPVGPADVALRPLDEQAVRDLFAKLQFRTLLDRVVKVAGTGEPSEAADAPGSVDSGAPTPPKVTTVIDEELGYWLERKGANDAENGFGVAVEVIDGRLSAIGIATHDDAVLVPGGSGAKDYEQLAAWFASDAPKHFHDAKAAIKALGTVGISVHGIAGDARITGWLAQPGKQGQPLADLVYQELGEELPTADPNQLVPETEPVNVGVHAWYVLRVDTALRSRVDESSLRVLDTIELPLVPVLAGMETIGVGIDRPVLTGLSHDLGERAAELAQQAFAEIGHEVNLGSPKQLQEVLFTELAMPKTRKTKTGFSTDAASLADLQEQHPHPFLGLLLQHRDATKLRQIVDTLDAAVVDGRIHTRYEQTGTSTGRVSSTDPNLQNIPVKTAVGRRIRSAFAVAEPYTTLVTADYSQIEMRIMAHLSGDPGLIQAFNEGEDLHRFVGARVFSVEPADVTPEMRTKVKAMSYGLAYGLSPFGLSKQLRIEQSEARTLMNEYFARFGAVRDYLRGVVEQAREDGYTETIFGRRRPFPDLKSPNRVLRENAERAALNAPIQGSAADIMKIAMLGVDEDLREGSLESHLLLQVHDELILEVAPGEQERVEEILRTRMGAAAELSVPLDVSVGVGPNWESAAH
- the uvrB gene encoding excinuclease ABC subunit UvrB, whose amino-acid sequence is MEPTRAIRPFEVISEYSPSGDQPAAIAELAGRINAGETDVVLLGATGTGKSATTAWLIEQVQRPTLVLAHNKTLAAQLANEFRGLLPNNAVEYFVSYYDYYQPEAYVPQTDTFIEKDSSVNAEVERLRHSTTNSLLSRRDVVVVSTVSCIYGLGTPEQYMNASIALHVGQTISRDQLVRKFVGMQYQRNDVDFARGTFRVRGDTIEIIPMYEEHAIRIEMFGDEIEALTSLHPLTGNVIADLPGVSIFPASHYVADTDVMHRAIERIKDELAERLAELEGQGKLLEAQRLRMRTTFDIEMMEQIGFCSGIENYSRHMDGREAGEAPHCLIDYFPDDFLIVIDESHVTVPQIGAMYEGDASRKRTLVEHGFRLPSALDNRPLTWEEFLDRVGQKVYLSATPGKYELGVTDSVVEQIIRPTGLVDPEIVVKPSDGQIDDLLEEIKVRVERDERVLVTTLTKRMAEELTDFLGNAGVRVRYLHSDVDTLKRVELLTELRQGVYDVLIGINLLREGLDLPEVSLVAILDADKEGFLRSSTSLIQTIGRAARNVSGQVLMYADKMTDSMRNAIEETDRRREKQIAYNTEHGIDPQPLRKKIADITEVLQRESDDTKALLEGRPAADGRRSPTPNLRREGIAGEGASQLEATIADLNDQMLQAAAELKFELAARLRDEVQDLKKALRQMESAGHVR